One Deltaproteobacteria bacterium HGW-Deltaproteobacteria-4 DNA segment encodes these proteins:
- a CDS encoding DUF393 domain-containing protein, translating into MPKSPQFPIRIFYDGSCSVCAREIRHYLQRQHGGKLLGVDISAHDFDPEPYRIPLDVFMYELHVIDQKGETYKGVEAFWAIWQAFPARTVYGLMGTIITLPVVNPIARLVYKGFAAIRPFLPKRHNCDSGTCKIGKH; encoded by the coding sequence ATGCCGAAATCGCCGCAATTCCCGATCAGGATCTTCTATGATGGGTCATGCTCTGTCTGCGCCAGGGAGATCCGTCATTATTTGCAGCGGCAGCATGGCGGTAAACTCCTGGGCGTGGATATTAGCGCTCACGATTTCGACCCAGAGCCTTATCGCATCCCCCTGGATGTTTTTATGTATGAGCTGCACGTTATTGACCAGAAGGGGGAGACATATAAAGGAGTCGAGGCCTTCTGGGCTATCTGGCAGGCGTTTCCAGCTCGCACAGTCTATGGTTTGATGGGGACGATCATCACCCTGCCGGTCGTGAACCCTATTGCACGTCTTGTGTATAAGGGCTTCGCGGCAATCCGTCCCTTTTTGCCGAAAAGACACAACTGTGACAGCGGAACCTGCAAGATCGGTAAACATTGA
- a CDS encoding MmcQ-like protein, whose product MDFNTLRTYLLSKPGAVEDFPFDTVTLVVKVGGKMFALVGIDEEPLRLNLKALPEQAEVLRELYPAVIPGYHMNKRHWNTVILDGSLPDEEVQGMIDESYRLVVQGLPRARRPAVPGSR is encoded by the coding sequence ATGGATTTCAACACCCTCCGCACGTACCTGCTGAGCAAGCCGGGCGCCGTCGAAGACTTCCCCTTTGACACTGTCACCCTGGTGGTCAAGGTCGGTGGCAAGATGTTCGCCTTGGTCGGGATCGATGAAGAGCCGCTGCGCCTCAACCTCAAAGCGCTGCCGGAACAGGCCGAAGTGCTGCGCGAACTATATCCGGCCGTTATTCCCGGCTACCATATGAACAAGCGTCACTGGAATACCGTCATCCTCGATGGCTCCCTGCCGGACGAGGAGGTGCAGGGGATGATAGACGAATCGTACCGGCTGGTGGTGCAAGGGCTTCCGCGGGCGCGCCGTCCGGCTGTTCCTGGTTCTCGATAG
- a CDS encoding kinase, with translation MTPEELHQRLLDPHVYPSPPGTIELRETHASCVYLTDQKVYKIKKPVNLGFLDFSTLERRHHFCQQEILLNRRFAPDTYLGVVPIRLHNGELLIDGQEGEIIEYAVVMSRLPEERMLDRLVERNDPSLPEEVVRLGTSLAQMHQDCQICRGDAEDVATVVQRNWEENFNQTEQYAGVTIRSEALDLLRERMHLAIDNLRRQMQEREAAGRVRDGHGDLHADHICLTYPICIYDCIEFNRRFRVGDILADLAFLLMDLDKRGRQDLARIIEQTWSSLLGEEIDPALLRFYEIYRAFVRGKVNSFLVDDPELPEKEQMAARQRAKEYFDLALGYLVPPTLFITCGTMGVGKTTLSRALSLAVRGTHLRSDIVRKELFGLDPRQHHPAAFGEGLYAPVRSRQTYEQLLKLAGSEIATGQSVIVDAAFGDQEERQRFRQLASAAGLPFVLLYLHCDEELTRQRLTQRWEEGTDSSDGRPEILQQQLSSFVRPTAKENAITIDTGRECHDNIQVILLNLLEKNNIIGVLR, from the coding sequence ATGACCCCGGAAGAACTGCATCAGCGCCTGCTTGATCCGCATGTCTACCCCTCCCCGCCCGGCACGATCGAACTTCGCGAAACCCATGCTTCCTGTGTTTATCTGACCGATCAAAAGGTCTACAAGATCAAAAAACCGGTCAATCTCGGCTTTCTCGACTTTAGCACCCTTGAGCGGCGCCACCATTTTTGTCAACAGGAAATCCTGCTCAATCGCCGTTTTGCGCCGGATACCTACCTTGGCGTCGTGCCGATCCGCCTCCATAACGGCGAGCTCTTGATCGACGGCCAGGAGGGGGAGATTATCGAATACGCCGTGGTCATGAGCCGCCTCCCGGAAGAGCGGATGCTCGACCGCCTCGTCGAACGCAACGATCCGAGTCTGCCGGAGGAAGTGGTGCGGCTCGGCACTTCTCTGGCGCAGATGCATCAGGACTGTCAGATCTGTCGGGGAGATGCTGAGGATGTGGCAACGGTGGTGCAACGCAACTGGGAAGAGAACTTTAACCAGACTGAACAGTACGCCGGTGTGACGATTCGATCGGAGGCTCTCGACCTGCTCCGGGAGCGCATGCATCTGGCCATCGATAATCTGCGACGCCAGATGCAGGAGCGGGAAGCCGCCGGCCGGGTACGCGACGGGCATGGCGATCTGCACGCCGACCATATCTGCCTCACCTATCCGATCTGCATCTACGATTGCATCGAATTCAACCGCCGCTTTCGTGTCGGTGATATCCTTGCCGACCTTGCCTTTTTGCTGATGGATCTCGACAAACGGGGGAGGCAGGATCTCGCCAGGATCATCGAACAGACCTGGAGCTCCCTTCTGGGTGAGGAGATCGACCCGGCCCTGCTGCGTTTTTACGAAATCTATCGGGCTTTTGTGCGCGGCAAGGTAAACAGCTTCCTCGTCGATGATCCGGAACTGCCGGAAAAAGAGCAGATGGCGGCAAGACAACGCGCCAAAGAATACTTTGACCTCGCCCTCGGTTATCTGGTTCCTCCCACCCTCTTCATTACCTGCGGCACGATGGGGGTCGGCAAGACCACGCTCAGTCGTGCCTTGTCCCTGGCGGTCAGAGGGACGCATCTGCGCTCTGACATCGTCCGCAAGGAGTTGTTCGGACTCGATCCCCGCCAGCATCACCCCGCGGCCTTTGGTGAGGGACTGTATGCTCCGGTCCGTTCGCGCCAGACCTATGAGCAGTTGCTTAAACTAGCTGGCAGCGAAATTGCCACCGGACAGAGCGTGATTGTCGATGCCGCCTTTGGCGATCAAGAAGAACGCCAGCGCTTCCGTCAACTCGCATCCGCCGCCGGTCTTCCTTTTGTCCTGCTTTATCTTCATTGTGACGAAGAACTGACCCGCCAACGCCTGACACAACGCTGGGAGGAGGGGACTGATTCCTCGGACGGCCGACCGGAAATTTTGCAGCAGCAGCTGAGCAGCTTCGTTCGTCCCACGGCCAAAGAGAATGCCATCACCATCGATACCGGCAGGGAGTGCCACGACAACATCCAGGTGATTTTGCTTAATCTTCTAGAAAAAAATAATATTATTGGAGTCTTACGTTGA